The following coding sequences lie in one Aspergillus puulaauensis MK2 DNA, chromosome 3, nearly complete sequence genomic window:
- a CDS encoding glycoside hydrolase family 95 protein (CAZy:GH95;~COG:S;~EggNog:ENOG410PM25;~InterPro:IPR008928,IPR027414,IPR016518,IPR013780, IPR012341;~PFAM:PF14498;~go_function: GO:0004560 - alpha-L-fucosidase activity [Evidence IEA];~go_process: GO:0005975 - carbohydrate metabolic process [Evidence IEA]): MSELWYKRPAAGWDEALPVGNGRLGAMVYGRTDAELLQLNEDSVWYGGPQDRIPDDALRNLPHLRELIRQGAHTEAEELVRRAFFASPNSQRHYEPLGTLSLEFGHPFDQVKSFRRSLDLKTGISHVDYEYDGVQFHRQVLASYPDSVLAIRVQASRCTEFLVRLSRLSELEYETNEFLDDIVVEGQFITMHVTPGGRDSNRAACKLTIRCESDKQGPTRIERVGKALVVNASDALILIAAQSTYRYKDIDHATRVNLTSALAHSTDTIWSRHVADYQALYGRLELLLGPDATDIPTDERILNARDPGLIALYLHYARYLLISCSRPGKVDDSDRVLPATLQGIWNPSFHPPWGCRYTLNINLQMNYWPANVGNLAECEQPLFALLERLAATGAETARKMYGCRGWTVHHNTDLWADTGPVDRWMPATLWPLGGAWLCTHIWEHYLFSGDRRFLRRILPVLIGCVEFLLDYLVYDASGQYKVTNPSLSPENTFRDEKGNAGILCEGSTIDIQLVRAVLEAFVAALRVLDVTENKLLLEVRDTLRRLPPLRIGSAGQLQEWMVDYEELEPGHRHVSHLWALYPGYDINLVTTPELAKSCAVTLKRRQSAGGGHTGWSRAWLLNLQARLRDADECANHIEQLLAKSTLPNLLDTHPPFQIDGNFGGGAGILEMLVQSHEDGKIRLLPACPPIWKSGRLRGVRARGGFELEFGWEDGAICGPVIVKSELGLRAIVQYPNDGPRRIVEGMGSFILNGDD, translated from the coding sequence ATGTCCGAGCTTTGGTACAAGAGACCTGCCGCCGGGTGGGATGAGGCCCTACCGGTGGGAAATGGGCGTTTGGGGGCCATGGTCTATGGGAGAACCGATGCTGAGCTGCTTCAGCTGAATGAGGATTCTGTTTGGTATGGAGGCCCGCAGGATCGCATTCCAGACGATGCTTTGAGAAACCTACCACATCTAAGGGAGCTGATTCGACAAGGCGCTCATACTGAGGCAGAGGAGTTGGTTCGTCGCGCGTTCTTTGCATCCCCAAATAGCCAGCGGCATTATGAGCCTCTGGGGACACTGTCGTTGGAGTTTGGGCATCCATTTGATCAAGTGAAAAGCTTTCGACGCTCTTTAGATTTAAAGACGGGCATTTCCCATGTGGACTATGAGTATGATGGTGTGCAGTTCCATCGTCAGGTACTCGCCAGTTACCCAGACAGTGTGCTGGCCATCCGAGTACAGGCATCAAGATGCACCGAGTTCTTAGTCCGCCTCAGTCGACTTAGCGAGCTGGAATACGAAACAAATGAGTTCCTGGATGATATTGTGGTGGAAGGACAGTTTATAACGATGCACGTCACCCCTGGTGGGAGAGACAGTAATCGGGCTGCCTGCAAACTGACCATTCGTTGCGAGAGTGACAAACAGGGCCCTACAAGAATCGAGAGAGTGGGCAAAGCTCTCGTCGTCAATGCGAGCGACGCTCTTATTCTGATAGCAGCTCAGTCGACATATCGATACAAGGATATCGACCACGCGACCAGGGTCAACTTGACATCAGCCCTTGCCCATTCAACAGACACTATATGGAGTCGACATGTTGCGGATTATCAAGCCCTATATGGTCGTTTGGAACTGCTGTTAGGGCCAGACGCAACAGACATACCGACAGACGAGCGGATCCTCAACGCGCGAGACCCAGGCCTCATCGCCCTATACCTTCATTATGCTCGCTATCTGCTGATATCCTGCAGCCGTCCAGGCAAAGTGGACGACTCTGACCGTGTTCTCCCCGCCACGCTGCAGGGAATCTGGAACCCATCATTCCACCCGCCCTGGGGCTGTCGATACACACTCAACATCAACCTACAGATGAACTATTGGCCTGCCAATGTAGGCAACCTGGCTGAGTGCGAGCAGCCTCTGTTCGCCCTGCTTGAGCGCCTTGCCGCCACTGGTGCTGAAACTGCTCGCAAAATGTATGGCTGCCGCGGGTGGACGGTGCACCATAATACCGACCTATGGGCAGATACAGGGCCTGTGGATCGCTGGATGCCGGCTACGTTGTGGCCTCTTGGTGGTGCTTGGCTGTGTACTCATATATGGGAGCATTATCTTTTTAGTGGCGATAGACGTTTTCTAAGGCGGATTCTCCCAGTGCTAATAGGCTGTGTTGAATTCCTGCTGGACTATTTGGTATACGATGCCTCAGGTCAGTATAAGGTAACTAACCCATCGTTGTCGCCTGAGAATACGTTCCGAGATGAGAAAGGTAACGCGGGAATACTCTGCGAAGGCTCAACAATCGACATCCAACTAGTCCGCGCTGTCCTGGAGGCATTTGTTGCAGCGCTAAGGGTACTCGACGTTACAGAGAACAAGCTTTTACTCGAAGTGCGTGACACTCTACGACGCCTGCCACCTCTGAGAATCGGCTCAGCAGGACAGCTCCAGGAGTGGATGGTCGACTATGAAGAGCTGGAACCCGGCCATCGGCACGTCTCGCACCTTTGGGCCTTATATCCAGGGTACGACATTAATCTGGTTACTACGCCCGAACTCGCAAAATCCTGCGCAGTCACTCTCAAACGACGACAATCAGCCGGGGGCGGCCATACGGGCTGGAGCAGGGCGTGGCTACTCAATCTGCAGGCGCGTCTGAGGGATGCGGATGAATGCGCAAATCATATAGAGCAGCTTTTGGCAAAATCAACTCTTCCAAACCTTCTGGATACACACCCGCCGTTCCAGATTGATGGTAACTTTGGCGGAGGTGCCGGGATACTGGAGATGCTGGTGCAGTCGCATGAAGACGGTAAAATACGATTGCTCCCTGCCTGTCCACCCATTTGGAAAAGTGGGAGACTGCGAGGAGTTCGGGCGCGTGGTGGTTTCGAGCTGGAGTTTGGATGGGAAGATGGAGCGATATGTGGTCCTGTTATAGTGAAGTCAGAGCTGGGTCTTAGGGCTATAGTCCAGTATCCCAACGATGGGCCGCGTAGGATTGTAGAGGGCATGGGCAGTTTCATCCTCAACGGGGACGATTGA
- a CDS encoding uncharacterized protein (COG:S;~EggNog:ENOG410PIVX), producing MPARSTTPSEMVSQAQVLDRSMPAQSAQSSVSRSSHHSRRHRSSRSHHGGHVHQPQNDFPIFTHTGDVELVIRAGRQENRYLLHRLILAQCSGFFETSTQEEWSGQIAMRRQPNNNPDPGTLSRISEDASSLSNGSTLAQSDAGFTQLSPEKKRWRFELDWENKAEDEEPILVQKSPSASGTVASEFGPYAKPMTKPSSNHTGFARSMANLAHLQSVIQLPHRSSAVAAAAANTNPSNERTMDPILRDYDNLFRLFYNHPPLLNTINIATAYAECKALLALADMYDALPVTGPRVDHHLLGFGSRLFKQIAKYPPSYLKLGYLARSRVIFSEALIHVVGQWPAGQSHLRSGPYSPLPPLALDIIEDKFEDLEDLKARIDSKLLRLTLTTSRGERVTPQNAYLDWLAVSLFRQWLVDSTTPPPAPILKNSANPTNQTNASRAASAATSTTVSASRPTDSTSPATAAVASSRVYRLIGSSLTQAYLSHEELKKFLKVHPTASSESLYTREVLKRFERKMDEIKRLAREIVKPLMRNFLELDLKGGEFSDTIPYLTCVKVEDDDIPWE from the exons ATGCCAGCGAGGTCCACAACGCCGTCTGAAATGGTTTCCCAGGCCCAAGTCCTCGATCGCTCCATGCCCGCGCAAAGCGCCCAATCGTCCGTGTCGCGTTCTTCTCATCACAGTCGCCGACATCGCTCGAGTCGTTCTCACCACGGGGGACATGTTCATCAGCCCCAAAACGACTTTCCGATCTTCACCCATACCGGCGATGTTGAACTAGTGATTCGCGCCGGTCGCCAGGAGAACCGGTACCTCTTGCACCGGCTCATTCTGGCGCAATGCTCCGGTTTCTTTGAGACTAGCACCCAGGAGGAATGGTCGGGACAAATTGCGATGCGTCGGCAACCCAATAACAACCCGGACCCGGGGACCTTGTCGAGAATCAGCGAAGATGCCTCATCTCTCTCAAACGGCTCTACTCTGGCGCAGTCCGACGCGGGCTTCACTCAATTATCGCCCGAGAAAAAGCGATGGCGATTTGAACTAGATTGGGAAAACAAggcagaggatgaggaaCCAATATTGGTCCAGAAG TCTCCCAGTGCTTCTGGTACCGTCGCTAGCGAGTTCGGACCGTATGCAAAGCCAATGACAAAACCGTCAAGCAATCATACGGGATTCGCTCGCTCTATGGCAAACTTGGCGCATCTGCAGTCCGTTATCCAGCTGCCACATAGGTCGAGTGCGGTAGCCGCGGCTGCAGCAAACACGAACCCGTCCAATGAAAGAACGATGGATCCCATACTCCGTGATTATGACAACCTGTTTCGGTTGTTCTATAATCATCCGCCACTACTTAACACCATCAACATCGCTACTGCATATGCAGAATGCAAGGCCCTTCTAGCCCTGGCGGATATGTATGACGCCTTACCCGTCACTGGTCCCCGCGTGGACCATCACCTTTTGGGCTTCGGCTCCCGACTCTTCAAACAAATTGCAAAGTACCCACCAAGCTATCTCAAGCTAGGATACCTTGCGCGAAGTCGTGTCATCTTTTCCGAGGCCCTCATTCATGTCGTCGGCCAATGGCCGGCTGGACAATCTCACCTCCGCAGCGGACCCTATTCTCCGCTCCCCCCTCTTGCACTGGATATTATCGAGGACAAATTCGAGGACCTCGAGGACCTTAAAGCTCGTATTGACTCCAAGCTTCTGCGCCTTACCCTAACTACTTCCCGTGGAGAGCGTGTCACTCCCCAGAACGCCTACTTGGACTGGCTTGCTGTTTCCCTCTTCCGACAATGGCTTGTTGACAGCACTACCCCACCACCTGCTCCAATCCTCAAGAATAGCGCGAACCCtacaaaccaaaccaacgcTAGCCGCGCAGCATCTGCAGCGACATCAACGACCGTCTCTGCATCCCGACCGACGGACAGCACATCGCCAGCCACGGCAGCAGTCGCATCCTCTCGCGTCTACCGGCTCATTGGATCTTCCTTGACGCAGGCCTACCTCTCGCATGAGGAACTTAAGAAGTTTCTCAAGGTTCACCCGACAGCGTCTTCAGAGTCTCTGTACACACGCGAAGTACTTAAACGATTTGAGCGCAAAATGGACGAAATCAAACGGCTGGCCCGTGAGATCGTCAAACCTCTCATGCGAAACTTCCTTGAATTGGATCTGAAGGGAGGTGAATTTAGCGACACCATTCCATATTTGACATGTGTCAAAGTTGAGGATGACGATATTCCTTGGGAATGA
- the DIA4 gene encoding putative serine--tRNA ligase DIA4 (COG:J;~EggNog:ENOG410PHEH;~InterPro:IPR006195,IPR015866,IPR042103,IPR010978, IPR002317,IPR002314;~PFAM:PF02403,PF00587;~go_function: GO:0000166 - nucleotide binding [Evidence IEA];~go_function: GO:0004812 - aminoacyl-tRNA ligase activity [Evidence IEA];~go_function: GO:0004828 - serine-tRNA ligase activity [Evidence IEA];~go_function: GO:0005524 - ATP binding [Evidence IEA];~go_process: GO:0006418 - tRNA aminoacylation for protein translation [Evidence IEA];~go_process: GO:0006434 - seryl-tRNA aminoacylation [Evidence IEA]) yields MRCIAAKSADFPDQFLDSFNSTQLGPIREQSRAKMRPLPQRVCIYCKISRRSFASAVRPPTAPKPTPDVKHIRQNPELYAQNCRDRNYPAHADYPSTIQQLSEELRRIDQQLMPSRSRIKALEKTIGRLQNPATDPKEKEQEPAFRGEAQQLKDETLTLTNRKTSCSEQIHELALSLPNLSSSHTPIGSDPTLIEYFNFDPQSPPHWVDQPDSSRSHVAIGSELGLIDFASAATTTGWGWYFLTGEGAILEQALIQYSLSVARRHGWVPVSPPSIVYSYVADACGFQPRDQNSEQQIWAIEQAEKDKTKPQRSLAATAEIPLAAMHAGRDLDSSSLPLKLVGPSRCYRAEAGSRGVDTKGLYRVHEFTKVEMFGWADNTPASSLPTSDDLFGDLLTVQKEILTSLQLPCRVLEMPTSDLGASATRKRDIEALFPSRMRGDDLENGWGEVTSASICTDYQSRRLGTRVRGNTAKESRFPHTVNGTAMAVPRVIAAILENGWDPERKVVVIPEALRPWMGGQEVIGE; encoded by the coding sequence ATGCGGTGTATAGCGGCAAAATCCGCCGATTTCCCCGATCAATTCCTAGATAGCTTCAACTCGACTCAATTGGGTCCAATTCGTGAGCAATCGAGGGCCAAGATGCGACCCCTTCCGCAAAGAGTATGCATCTACTGCAAAATATCTCGCCGCTCTTTCGCGTCCGCTGTGCGTCCGCCAACGGCTCCTAAACCCACCCCCGATGTCAAACATATCCGTCAGAATCCCGAACTCTATGCGCAGAACTGCCGCGATCGAAATTACCCTGCGCATGCGGATTACCCTTCGACGATACAACAGCTCTCTGAAGAACTCCGCCGGATTGATCAACAGCTTATGCCGTCTCGTTCTCGAATAAAAGCACTTGAGAAAACAATTGGGAGACTTCAGAATCCGGCCACCGAcccaaaagaaaaagagcaggAACCAGCTTTTCGGGGCGAGGCTCAGCAATTGAAAGACGAAACTCTCACACTGACAAACCGAAAGACATCCTGCAGCGAACAAATTCATGAACTAGCCCTCTCCCTACCGAAcctttcctcctctcatACGCCCATCGGCTCGGATCCTACTCTAATCGAATACTTCAATTTCGACCCTCAATCGCCGCCTCACTGGGTCGACCAGCCTGACTCCTCGCGTTCTCATGTCGCCATCGGCTCTGAACTTGGTCTTATCGACTTTGCTAGTGCTGCCACTACTACCGGCTGGGGCTGGTACTTCCTCACTGGCGAGGGGGCCATCCTAGAACAAGCCCTAATTCAATACTCCTTGTCTGTTGCCCGCCGCCACGGCTGGGTTCCAGTTTCACCACCATCCATCGTCTACTCTTACGTTGCCGATGCTTGCGGTTTCCAACCTCGCGATCAAAATAGTGAGCAACAAATATGGGCTATCGAGCAAGCGGAGAAGGACAAAACTAAGCCCCAGCGGTCTCTCGCCGCTACAGCCGAGATCCCTCTAGCTGCTATGCACGCCGGTCGTGATCTCGATTCATCTAGTCTACCACTCAAGCTAGTGGGGCCCAGCCGCTGCTATCGCGCTGAGGCAGGCTCTCGAGGCGTGGATACAAAGGGTCTATACCGCGTCCACGAATTCACGAAGGTCGAAATGTTTGGCTGGGCAGACAATACGCCTGCTTCATCCTTGCCAACGTCAGATGATCTCTTCGGTGATCTTTTGACAGTACAGAAAGAGATCCTAACTTCTCTCCAACTTCCCTGCCGCGTCCTTGAGATGCCGACCTCAGATCTCGGAGCCAGCGCCACGCGCAAACGTGATATTGAGGCACTATTCCCGTCCCGTATGCGTGGCGATGACCTCGAGAATGGATGGGGAGAGGTCACTTCAGCATCCATCTGCACAGATTATCAATCCCGGCGACTGGGAACCCGTGTGCGCGGAAATACAGCGAAAGAGTCTCGCTTCCCACACACTGTTAACGGAACCGCGATGGCAGTTCCGAGGGTGATCGCCGCGATTCTAGAGAATGGGTGGGATCCTGAACGCAAGGTAGTTGTCATTCCCGAAGCTTTGCGACCTTGGATGGGAGGTCAAGAAGTTATTGGGGAGTAA
- a CDS encoding uncharacterized protein (COG:S;~EggNog:ENOG410PWUD;~InterPro:IPR011009,IPR002575;~PFAM:PF01636) yields MPEADSTPCTACGWTQERQNHGGYKSHVKIIHDAGNRAPWALGSVLILKDRGPGSPTYEVRNLQFVRDNTTIPAPVLVDTWEEEEYDDDKGEERRGNIPRTFLLTRRIPGETLHEAWPKLTAAEKANIARQTAEFLQQLRGLTSPKLEAIGGDPIQSHFLFMQNKEQGRTSDVLWPQGPLGSDDELWAAMSQCLLLGVPEAARVRLRNRLPAAGPYTFTHGDLTDVNIMVKDGSITGIIDWERAGFFPVWWEYVGTVIGDSPEDREWKTLLREYMPEYSAALEWWKDYYFLCRDLENERASRFLEETETESR; encoded by the coding sequence ATGCCTGAGGCCGATTCAACACCCTGCACAGCATGTGGCTGGACCCAAGAGCGCCAAAACCATGGCGGATACAAGAGCCACGTCAAAATCATCCACGACGCGGGCAATCGCGCCCCCTGGGCTCTGGGCTCAGTACTCATTTTGAAAGATCGAGGCCCTGGTTCCCCAACTTACGAAGTCCGCAACCTCCAATTCGTCCGCGACAACACAACCATTCCCGCCCCTGTCCTTGTTGATacctgggaagaagaagaatacgaTGATGACAAGGGGGAAGAAAGACGAGGAAATATCCCTCGCACCTTCTTGTTGACGAGACGAATCCCTGGCGAAACACTCCACGAGGCGTGGCCGAAGCTCACTGCGGCCGAGAAAGCAAATATAGCGAGACAGACGGCGGAGTTCCTGCAGCAACTGAGGGGGTTGACATCGCCAAAATTAGAGGCAATTGGTGGGGACCCGATCCAAAGCCACTTTTTATTCATGCAGAATAAAGAGCAGGGGAGGACCTCGGATGTGCTTTGGCCGCAGGGCCCATTAGGCTCAGACGACGAGCTTTGGGCAGCGATGTCGCAGTGCTTGTTGCTGGGTGTCCCTGAGGCAGCGAGGGTACGACTTCGGAATCGATTACCGGCTGCGGGGCCGTATACGTTTACGCATGGGGACTTGACGGACGTCAATATTATGGTTAAGGATGGTTCTATTACGGGTATTATTGACTGGGAGAGGGCTGGGTTCTTCCCAGTTTGGTGGGAGTACGTGGGTACTGTGATTGGGGATAGTCCGGAGGATAGAGAGTGGAAGACCTTGCTGCGGGAATATATGCCTGAATATAGCGCTGCTTTGGAGTGGTGGAAGGATTACTATTTCTTGTGTAGGGATTTGGAAAATGAAAGGGCGAGCAGATTTCTCGAAGAAACTGAGACTGAGAGTCGCTAG
- the DAL2_2 gene encoding allantoicase (COG:F;~EggNog:ENOG410PFHD;~InterPro:IPR008979,IPR005164,IPR015908;~PFAM:PF03561;~go_function: GO:0004037 - allantoicase activity [Evidence IEA];~go_process: GO:0000256 - allantoin catabolic process [Evidence IEA]) yields MADNNITFVPAEEIDSVFAHTTNLASSGLNSHVFACSNDYFAAASNLLTPTAPINRPGVFVHTGAWYDGWETRRHNPEPYDWVVIKLGVASGSIQGVEVDTGFFVGNYGEKAELQATYAPGAPDTEVADANYKGWTTILPPQPCGPKQRRAWK; encoded by the coding sequence ATGGccgacaacaacatcaccttCGTGCCTGCTGAGGAAATTGACAGCGTATTCGCCCACACTACCAACCTCGCCTCTTCCGGCCTCAACAGTCACGTCTTCGCCTGTTCCAATGATTACTTTGCCGCTGCATCGAACCTCCTCACTCCCACTGCCCCCATCAACCGTCCCGGTGTCTTTGTTCACACAGGGGCCTGGTACGATGGCTGGGAAACCCGCCGCCACAACCCAGAGCCATACGACTGGGTCGTGATCAAGCTTGGTGTTGCCAGCGGCTCCATCCAGggtgtcgaggtcgacaCGGGATTCTTTGTTGGCAACTACGGCGAAAAGGCCGAGCTGCAAGCAACATATGCTCCCGGCGCACCAGACACCGAGGTCGCGGACGCCAACTACAAAGGCTGGACGACCATTCTACCCCCGCAACCATGTGGTCCAAAACAGCGGCGCGCATGGAAGTAA
- the DAL2_1 gene encoding allantoicase (COG:F;~EggNog:ENOG410PFHD;~InterPro:IPR008979,IPR005164,IPR015908;~PFAM:PF03561;~go_function: GO:0004037 - allantoicase activity [Evidence IEA];~go_process: GO:0000256 - allantoin catabolic process [Evidence IEA]), whose protein sequence is MYPDGGFGRLRVYGHAIPPTLESTSQVQSELPSEELSSALLGGLALGASDQHFTPCSNLLLPGRGKDMGDGWETARSRTPGHVDWVTVKLGLAGSASRIIVDTKDFRGNFPRAVRVHGLLVGSVGSDEVPAHDHADWKELIKGDKPC, encoded by the coding sequence ATGTACCCGGATGGCGGCTTCGGTCGACTACGGGTATACGGTCATGCTATCCCACCTACCCTCGAATCTACATCCCAAGTCCAAAGCGAGTTACCCTCCGAAGAACTCTCTTCCGCTCTCCTAGGCGGTCTCGCCCTCGGCGCCTCGGATCAACACTTTACACCCTGCAGCAACCTTCTCCTACCCGGCCGAGGAAAGGACATGGGCGACGGATGGGAGACTGCCCGGTCTCGCACCCCAGGTCACGTCGACTGGGTCACTGTCAAGCTCGGACTTGCCGGCTCTGCCTCGAGGATTATCGTTGACACCAAAGATTTCCGTGGGAACTTCCCCCGCGCCGTACGAGTCcacggcctcctcgtcggctcTGTCGGCAGTGATGAGGTCCCCGCGCACGACCATGCGGACTGGAAGGAACTCATCAAAGGCGACAAGCCATGTTAG
- a CDS encoding putative MFS sugar transporter protein (COG:G;~EggNog:ENOG410PG50;~InterPro:IPR020846,IPR005828,IPR036259;~PFAM:PF07690,PF00083;~TransMembrane:10 (i127-145o151-171i183-207o219-237i308-331o346-367i374-397o409-433i445-463o475-493i);~go_component: GO:0016021 - integral component of membrane [Evidence IEA];~go_function: GO:0022857 - transmembrane transporter activity [Evidence IEA];~go_process: GO:0055085 - transmembrane transport [Evidence IEA]), translating into MSEKKEETPVETAKEVLPAKSASHVEEAVLASLTEEDVWRLSQESLTMWSWTGVRLCLILFVQGCNQAGFGVDWAVIGGINAYDSWHDYFGFGTSGGTYGLLNALMNIGNVCGAPFLALSDIIGRRSVNFIGNLLVIVASIMQATSPNLKVFMAGRFFMGFGSAMLSSSQYMGEISPVHLRGLLVGIFGAFFQIGSLSMTAAMIGITKIEGNLQWRLPLYLNMIFPVIVCLLMYVVCPESPRYYVQRGKRDAAKRVVAKYHTTSGDINQPIVDIIVSQMEASIENDRAGHQKFWDYSVFLKRTVRYRLLVLVLYSIFQQWNGGGIITYYMVPALETIGVDGDMQQLGIQLGTTAVYLVFTGVGAVIIDRFRRRTMIFTGLATMILFQTTTTITSWQYDINGTRAAAGLTILWIYLYQTFSATFVATMHNLYPIEVLSLPLRAKGMGMFSAIQGLAGAVQSYGISVGIDKLGYKVWVVYIAYNTIQLVLSYFIFPETSGLSLEEIDVIFETPGIRPVKMANDIYNAKKISRAGAIP; encoded by the exons ATgtcggagaagaaagaagaaacacCAGTAGAGACTGCGAAGGAGGTTCTTCCCGCCAAAAGTGCCAGTCACGTCGAGGAGGCTGTTCTCGCAAGTctgacggaggaggatgtcTGGAGGCTCTCGCAGGAATCGCTGACCATGTGGTCGTGGACAGGAGTGCGCCTGTGTCTCATTCTGTTTGTCCAAGGATGTAACCAGGCAGGGTTTGGTGTCGATTGGGCTGTTATCGGTGGCATCAACGCCTACGACTCCTGGCATGACTATTTCGGCTTCGGGACTTCAGGCGGCACGTACGGTCTGCTCAATGCTTTGATGAATATCGGGAACGTCTGCGGCGCACCATTCTTAGCCCTATCTGATATCATCGGTCGCCGGAGTGTCAACTTTATTGGgaacctcctcgtcatcgtcgcctcCATCATGCAAGCCACCTCACCAAACCTCAAGGTGTTCATGGCCGGCCGGTTCTTCATGGGTTTCGGCTCCGCCATGCTCTCAAGCTCTCAATACATGGGCGAGATCTCACCCGTGCATCTTCGTGGTCTTCTAGTCGGTATCTTCGGCGCTTTTTTCCAAATCGGTAGTCTGAGCATGACAGCCGCCATGATTGGAATCACCAAGATAGAGGGAAACCTGCAATGGCGTCTCCCGCTCTACCTCAACATGATATTCCCCGTCATCGTCTGCCTCCTAATGTACGTCGTGTGCCCTGAATCGCCTCGCTACTACGTCCAGCGTGGGAAACGCGATGCAGCCAAGCGCGTCGTCGCGAAGTACCACACTACCAGTGGAGATATTAACCAGCCTATCGTCGACATTATCGTCTCCCAAATGGAGGCCTCCATCGAGAACGACCGCGCCGGCCATCAGAAGTTCTGGGACTACTCGGTTTTTCTCAAACGCACCGTTCGATACCGTCTCCTAGTCCTCGTTCTATATTCCATCTTCCAGCAGTGGAATGGTGGCGGCATCATCACTTACTAC ATGGTCCCAGCCCTCGAAACAATCGGAGTCGACGGTGACATGCAGCAGCTTGGGATTCAGCTGGGCACAACAGCAGTATACTTGGTTTTCACGGGTGTTGGCGCCGTCATCATAGATCGGTTCCGTCGCCGCACCATGATCTTCACCGGCCTGGCTACAATGATTCTTTTCCAGACAACGACGACAATCACTTCCTGGCAATATGACATCAATGGAACTAGAGCAGCCGCGGGACTCACTATATTGTGGATATATCTCTATCAAACCTTTTCCGCTACCTTTGTTGCGACGATGCATAACCTCTACCCTATTGAAGTCCTATCTCTGCCGCTTCGAGCgaagggaatgggaatgTTCTCCGCAATACAAGGGCTTGCGGGGGCCGTCCAGTCATACGGGATAAGCGTAGGAATTGATAAGTTGGGCTACAAGGTGTGGGTTGTGTATATCGCATATAACACGATCCAGCTGGTCCTCTCCTACTTCATCTTCCCCGAGACGTCGGGGTTATCGTTGGAGGAAATTGATGTCATCTTTGAAACCCCTGGAATAAGGCCTGTGAAAATGGCAAACGACATCTATAATGCAAAGAAGATTAGTCGTGCTGGAGCTATCCCCTGA